In Actinomycetota bacterium, the sequence CGCGGCTGAGTCGTGGTCGTGGACAGCGGCTCGGTCGATGTCGGTGCGGACTCGTCGTCGCCGCTGCATCCGGCGGCGGCGACGGAGAGTACGGCGGCAGCCGCGAGCGCCGCCTGGCGGGCACGGCGGGTCCAGAACCTCGGTAGAGCCTGCCCGCTCATCGCAGTGGACTCTAAGGCGGCGCGCGACGAAGTGCGGCGCGTCAGAGCAGACGGGTGTCGCGAGATATCGCACTTCGGCGGTAGCAGACTCCTCGGATGGACGCGACCGAGACCGAGCTGCTGTACCTCCGTGATGCCTATCTCCAGCGCTTCGACGCGATCGTGGTCGACCGCCGCGACGGCGCGCTGGCCCTCGACCGGACCGCCTTCTACCCGACGGGGGGAGGACAGCCCCACGACACCGGCATGCTCGCCGGCCACACGGTTGCTTCGGTGACCAAGGAGGGCGGTGTCGTCTGGCATGCCCTCGGCGTCGAAGCCGGAGCGGACCTGCCGGCGATCGGCGAGGCGGTCGTCGGGGAGCTCGACTGGGAGCGCCGCCACGCGCTGATGCGTACGCACTCCGCCCTGCACGTGCTGTGCGGGGTGATCTGGAACGAGTGGCACGTGCCGGTCACCGGCGGCAACATGGAGCCGCTCAGCGCGCGCATGGACTTCGAGTTCGACCCGCTCCCGGAAGGCTTCGCCGCGCGGGTGGAGACACTGGTCAACGCGGAGCTGGCGGCCGACCGGGCGATCGAAGTCGCGTTCCTTCCCCGCGCAAGCGCGCTCGACGACGAGGACCTCATCCGCACGAAGGTGAACATGATCCCCGAGTCGGTGCGTGAGATCCGCGTGGTCGACATCGTCGGCCTCGACAAGCAGGCCGACGGCGGGACCCACGTGCGTTCCACCGCGGAGGTGGGCCGGATCCGCGTCGTCAAGACGGAGTCGAAGGGCAAGGGCAACAAGCGGATCCGCTTGGAGGTGGTCAACGCCGAAGCGATTCGATGACGTCCTCTCGCGGGGTCGCTTGCCCGAACAAGAAGCCCTGCAGGAAGTCACAGCCGAGGCCTTCCAGCAGGTTCGCCTGGGTCTCCGTCTCGACGCCTTCCGCGACCACCAACATCCCGAGCACCTGACCGAGCACGACCATCGAGCGGACGATGCCGGTATCGGCCGAACTGGTGGCGAGCTCGGTGACGAAGGAGCGGTCGATCTTCAACACGTTCGCCGGCAATCGGCGGAGGTGGATCAACGACGCGTAGCCGGTACCGAAGTCGTCGACGGCGATCTGCACGCCGGACGCTTCGAGCGCACGTACTGCGACCTCGGTCGACGCCACGATTGCGTCACCGCCCTGGTCCAGCGCCGCGGACTCCGTGATCTCGACCCACATCCGCTCCGCGGGGACGCCCGCCTCTTGGAGCTTCCGCGCGATCCACTCGGGAAGGTGGGGGTCGTGCAGCTGACCCGACGACAGGTTCGAGCTGACGAACAACTGCGGCATGGAGTCGTTCGTCGCCCGCAGCAGGTCGATCGCGTCGGCAAGGACGAGCTCGCCGAGCGCGGTGGCGAGCCCCGCGTCCTCGGCGACCGCCACGAAGCCGTGCGGAGGGATCAGGCCGCGGTCGGGATGTCGCCAGCGTACGAGCGCCTCGAAGCCGGCGAGGGCGCGGGTGGAGGCCCTGATCACCGGCTGATAGTGCACGACCAGCTCCCGGCGCTCGATGGCACGGGGCAGCTCGTCGGCGATCCACCGTCTCGCGGCGGGCAGCAGCTCGGGGGCGCGCCCACCTCGGCGGGCGGACTTGACGACGTTCATCGACGCGTCGGCATCCGCGAGCACCTGTTCTGCAGTTCGGCCGCGGGTAAGCGCGAAGCCGACCGAGATCCGTACGGGGACGTTCGATCGCCCGAGTTGCGCAGGTCCGCTCACCATGCGCTCCACGCGGGCGGCCAGGGAGGCGACGGCTCCGTAGGAGCCGACCCCGCTCAGCGCGACGACGAACTCGTCGGCGCCAAAGCGCGCCACCAGAGCGTCCTGGGGGACGGCGCGCCTGATGCGCGCGGCGACCTCGACGAGCAGCGCGTCACCGGTCTCGTGGCCGTACAGCTCGTTCACGGGGCGGAAGCGGTCGAGGTCGCAGAACAGCACCGCCGACTCGTCGGCCACCGTCGGGTCGGCGAGCATCTGCTCCAGCCGCCTGGCCAAGGCCTCGCGGTTGGCGAGTCCGGTCAGCGTGTCGCGGTTGGCGAGGTCTTCCAGCGTGCGGCGAACCTCGACGAGCTGGGTGACGTCGTGGCCGGAGAGGATCACCCCGCGGACGACGGGGTCGTCGAGCAGGTTCACGGAATGGAACTCGACGTGCACGAGGTGGCCATCGGGCCCTGGGAACGCGGTCTCGATCACCGCCCGCGGGGCGAGCAGCGCCCGGGCGAGATCGAGCCCGAACGTGGGCGAGGCCGAGTCGTCGGCGAGTTCGGTCAACAGCCGTCCGCCGACCAGCTCGGGGTCGAGGCCGAGCAAGCGGGTGATCGCGCCGTTCGCGGTGATCACGTGCCCGGTGCCGTCCACCAAGATGGTGAGTGCGGCCGAGTAGTGCACCATCGCCCGGAACCGGGCGTCGTCGTCGCCGGAGAGCTCCAGCGAGCGGCGGTCGGTGACGTCACGGGCGACGATCGTGATGCGGCCTCCCGGCGCCGGCGCGCCACGGAGCTCGTAGTGATGCCACCCGCCTTGCGCGTCGGCGACGCGCACGTCGATCAGCAGACCGGTGTCGGCGCGTTGCGTCATGGACTCGAGCGACACCAGCACGAGAGGTACGTCGTCGGGGTGCACGAGGTCGAGCGCGCTGCGACCGAGCCACTCCGCCCGGCTCCATCCGGTGCGTTGCTCCGCGCGCTCGTTGGCCCACGCGATGGTGCCGTCGGGATCGACGACGAGGACGAGGTCGCTCAGCTGCTCGAGCACGCCGAGCATCTCGGCATCGTTCAGAGGTTGGGGCGCGCGGGCAGAGCCATGCCGCGCCGCGTCGGGCGTGGCGGCGCCCAGGATGCCTTCTCCCACCATGCAAGGTGAACTTTACGTCACTCTCTGTGGTCGCAACAAGGCTTCCCGACCGCCACCTGCGAGACTCGGCAGTCGTGGCCCAGCAGCCGATCCTCCATGGCTTCTCCCGGCGCGAAGCGGTGCTCGGCGATCATCGCCTGCGCGGCGTCGGGCTGTGCCGGGAGTTGTCGGCGGCCACGGACGCATGGTTGGCGGGTGTGTTCGAGTCCGCGGTGCACGACGTCGCCCCGTCGAAGGCGGTGGCGCTCGTCGCTCTCGGCGGTTACGGCCGGGCCGAGCTGGCCCCGTTCAGCGACCTCGACCTGCTGCTGCTGCATGCCGGCGAGCGCAGCATCGACGAGCTGGCGAGGCGCATCTGGTACCCCGTGTGGGATGCGGGGATCAAGCTCGGGCACTCCGTAGCCACGCCGAAACAGGTGCTGCAGCTCGCGTCGTCTGAGCTCGACACGGCGACCGCGCTGCTGCACATGCGCCGCATCGCCGGCGACGCCCAGCTCGTGGAGCGGCTTCACGATTCGGCCACGAGCACGTGGCGAACACGGGGCAGGGCCCGCCTGCGTGAGCTCCATCGTCGGGTCGTCGAGCGACAGCAGGCGAACGGTGAGGTCGCGTTCTTGCTCGAACCGAACCTGAAGGAGGGCTACGGCGGGCTGCGTGACGTCCACTCGATCGCGTGGGCCGAAGCCGCCGGGCTGCAGGTGTCGAAGGAGGACCGCGCGGCGCTCGACGCAGGGCAGGACGTGTTGGTGTCGGTGCGGGTCGCCCTGCACCGTCACACCCGCCGCGCCGGCGAGGTGCTGCACCTGGAGGACCAGGATGCCGTCGCCCGCGCCTGCGGGTACCGCACGGCCGACGCGTTGATGGCGGCGATCTCGGCGGCGGGGCGCACGATCGCCTGGGTGACCGACGAGGTGTGGGGCCGGGTCGAGGTGGAGCAGGCGCCGCACCCGCCGCCGCGGCTGGTGGCGCCCGGCGTCGAGCTACGCCGCGGCGAGGTGCACCTGACCGATTCCGCCGACCCCGCGGCGGACCCGACACTCGTTCTCCGCGTCGGCGCGGCGGCGGCCCGGCTGGGCGTGCGGATCGACCGGGAGGCGCTCGATCGCCTCGCGGAGCTCGGGGCGTCGTTCCCCACCCCCTGGCCCGCGGGTGCGGTCGACGAGTTGGTCGCCCTGCTGCTCACCGGTCACCAGGCGATCCCTGTGCTCGAAGCACTCGACCAGCGCGGGCTGATGGTGAAGCTGTTGCCGGAGTGGGCGCCGGTGCGCAGCCGGCCCCAGCGCAACGCGTACCACCGGTTCACCGTGGACCGGCACCTTTGGGAAGCGACCGCGAACGCAGCAGAGCTCGCCGAACGAGTCCGCCGCCCAGATCTCCTCGTGCTCGGCGCGCTGCTGCACGACCTCGGCAAGGGCTACCCGGGAGACCACACCGACGCGGGCATGGCGCTGGTGCGCCGCATCGGCCCGCGCCTCGGCCTGCCCCCCGAAGACGTCGAGGTGCTGGTCGCTCTCGTCCAGCACCACCTGCTGCTGCCCGACGTCGCGACGCGCCGTGACCTGTCCGACCGGTCGACGATCTCTGCCGTCGCGGCGGCGGTCGGCTCGGCGGGCGTGCTCGACCTGCTGCACGCGCTGACCGAGGCCGACAGCCTGGCCACGGGCCCCTCCGCATGGGGCAGCTGGAAGGCCGAGCTGGTGGAGGACCTCGTCGACCGGGTGCGGGTGGTGGTCGGCGGCGGTGACGTGCGCGATGCGGTCTGGCGGCTCTTCCCCTCGCCCGAGGTGCTGGCAACGATGGCCGAGGGGCGCACCGAGGTGAGCGTCACCGACGACCGGATCACCGTCGTCACCCCAGACCGGCCGGGCACGTTCAGCAGGATCGCCGGCGTACTGACGCTGCACGGGCTCGGTGTGCTCGACGCGCAGGCGCATTCCGACGAGGGCGGGATGGCGGCGTCGCAATTCCGCGTCGCCGTTCCTGCCCACGGCATCGACTGGCAGCCGATCGAGACCAACATGCGTCGCGCCCTTGGCGGTGAGCTCGCGATCGAGGCCCGCCTGGCCGAGCGGGCGGCGACGTACCGCGGCGGCCGGCGCAGCTCGGCCGGCGACCTCGCCCCACCTCGCGTCGTCGTCGACGACGAGGCGTCGTCGAACGCGAGCGTTGTAGAGGTGCGCGCACCCGACCGGGTCGGCGTCTTGTACCGGGTGACGAAAGCCCTCGCCGAGCTGGGGCTCGACATCCGCCATGCCAAGGTGCAGACGCTCGGCGACGAGGTGGTCGACTCCTTCTACGTGCGGACTTGGGCCGGGGATAAGTTGACCGATCCCTTCCACCGGGCAGAGCTGGAGCGGGCCCTGCTCCACGCGCTGAGCGACCAGATCGGCCCGTGACCGCGCCGGGGTAGGTTCGCGGTCGTGAGCGACGCATCGCCGCAGGACTTCACCCGCGACCTGATCCGGTGGAGCGAGACGCTGGCCGGCATCGCCCGCACCGGGCTCGGCTTCACGCAGAGCCTCTACGAGCGGGAACGGTTCGAAGAGGTGCTCCACGTCGCCGCCGACCTGAAGGCGGCTGCCGACGAGGCCCTAGAGGTGCGCCGCGAGAAGGACCACTTCGTGCAGGAGTGGATGGAGTCCGTCGGCGAGGGTGTGCCCGGCTACGTCACCCCCAAGGTGGCCGTCGGCGCGATCGTCGGCGACGACGAGGGACAGATCCTGCTCGTGCAGCGCGCCGACTCGGGGGTGTGGTTGTACCCGACCGGCTGGGCCGACATCGGCTACTCACCCGCGGAGGTGGCGCTGAAGGAGGTGTTCGAGGAGACCGGCATCGAGTGCGAGCCAGTGCAGCTTCTCGGCGTCATCGACGGGTTGCGGATGGGCTTCACCCGGTTCGGCATGTACATGCTGCTCTTCCACTGCCGGGCCACGGGGGGCGAGCTGCGCCATCACCCGCTCGAGACGAGCAACGTCGGATGGTTCGGACGTGACGAGCTGCCCTGGCCCACCGCCGGCGCCCAGTGGTGGGGGCCGCTCGCGTTCGCCGCGATCGACGGCGAGTGTGTGCCCGCGTCGTTCGACCCGCCGCGTGACCCGATCTGGCGCGCTGCTCAGTCGCCGTGACCGTCGCGCTGGTCGCGCAGGAAGCCCTCGATCTCGTCCATCAGCGACCGCTCGTCGCCTGAGTCTTCGTCCGCGTCGAGGTCGTCGTCGTCGACCGCGTAATCGGCGTTGTAGTCGGCGAGTTCACGGTCGTCGTCATCGTCGTCGTCGGACATCGTCTCCAGCCTGCGCACGTAGCCGGCGAGGTCTTCGTCGTCGTCGACGAGGGAGTCGACGCGCGTTTCGTACTCGTCGACCTCGGCGAGCAGCTCGGCGAGCGGTGCGGGGGAACCGACGAGGGTGGCCGCCCGCTCGATCAGGGCTGCGGCGGCCTTCGGCGAGGGCACCTGCGACGCATAGGCCGGCACCGCGGCCCACAGGCTTGCCGAGGCGAGACCGGCGCTCGTGCACGCTTGGTGCAGGACGCCGACGATGCCGGTGGGGCCTTCGTAGCGGCTGCGCTGCAGGTCGTAGCGGTCGATCATCGCCTGGTCGCTGGCGGTACCGATGACCTGCACGTGGCTGCGGTGGGGGACGTCGGCGAGCAGGGCGCCGAGGGTGAGCACCATCGACGCGCGGTACGCCTCGGCGACGCCGACGATCTGGTCGGTGAACAGACGCCAACGCAGGGCGGGCTCGGGCCCGAGCACCAGGATCACGTCGGCCCCCGGTGTGCTCACGCTCCACAAACCGACGGTCGGCCACACGATGTGGCGCGTCCGGTCCTCGGTGAGGCGCACGTGGGGGCGGACCGTGGCGAAATCGGTGAACTCCTCCGGGTCGATCTCGGCCAGGGCGCGGGCGCCCCAGCGTTCGACGAGGTGCTGCACGGCACCGCTGGCGGCCTCGCCGGCGTCGTTCCAGCCGGTGAACGCGGCGACCACGGCCGGATGGCGCAGCTCGGGCCGATCGATCCAGCGAACGTGCTCCGTAGAGGGCATCGGGGCGAGGCTATCGCCAGGGGGAGTCAGGGTCTGCGGCGCGCCGCTTCGGCGAGGTCCTGCGGTCCGGCAGCCGGATAGCCGTGGGCGGCGCGGACCGCGTCTGCCCACGGCGCGAGGATCGCGAACAGCTCGTCGCAGTCGTCGCCGAGCGCCTCGACGGCCGCCCGCATCTGCAGGTCGGTAGCCAGCTCGATCTCTTCGCGCACGCGCCGTCCCTCGTCGGTCAACGCCGCGTCGCCCACCAGGCCCCGCGCGGCGAGACGCTCGGCGGCGGCGTCGAACTGCTCGTTGGTCCACCCGCGGGTGCGTGAGTACGAGCGCATCGGCAGTCCCCAGTACAGCTCGGACAGCAGCCCGATCTCGGTGGCCTCGAACCCGGCCGAGGTCCAACTTGCGGTGTGGGCGTCGCCGCGGTACTCGCGCAGCATGTCGCCGAGACGCCATGTGGCTCCGAGCTCGGTCGCCGGCGTCGACTGCGACAGCAGCCCGGCGTACAGCGGCCGGCCCTCCGGGCGCAGCGCGCCCGCCGTGCGTTGCAGCAGCTCGCGCGCCCGCTGCACGCCGTCGGGGCTCGGACCGAGGATCCGTTCGAGTTGGCCGATCGCGCCGGCGTCACGCGCGGCACAGATGCTGCGGGCGTCGGTCAGCTTCCAGCCGCGGGTCACGGCGGGCACGACGATGTCGGGGTTGAACACCGCGAAGGTCGCCGCGACGACCTCGCCGGGCACCTGGCCCATCACCGAGCCGCGGCTCGTGAAGTACGAGTCCATCTCCGGCATCGCCACACCTGCGGACGACGATCCCGGGCTCGGCGCGAAGCCGAGGCCGACGTAGTTCGCGTGACATTCGGGCGAGAAGTAGACCTGTCCGGCGATCGGTTCGATCACCTGGCCGAGGGTGCGTGACAGGCGGGACAACGCCGCGAGATCGGTCATTGCTCGGTCGGCCTTCCCCAGACTTCGTGCACCTTGTCCTCCACACCTTGTTGGAACGAGAACTCCACCAAGTTGGCGTCCGGGTCGAGAGCGCTGCACACGTAGCCGACAGGGGGCGGCCACCAAGCGGGCTCCCACTCGAGGCAACCCGCGGCACGGGCCCGCTCAGCCACCGCGTCGACCTCGGCCTTCGTGGGCAGCTCGATGCCCAGGTGGCCGAATGGGCCGAGCTGACGCTGCGGCGTCCCCTTCGTGGCGTCGAAGCTGACGAGCACGAGGATGAACGGAGTGTCGGTCGGTTCCGGATGGCCGAGCCAGGCGGCGTCTCCGTCTCCGTCGCGACGGACGTCCAGCGCGCGGAGGGGCGTGAACGACTCGTACCACGCGACGGAGGCCGAGATGTCGTTCACCGGCAGCGCGACATGGGTCCAGCGCGGGGTCGTGGGCACGACGTGACTCTAGGTACCCTCGGCGCCCGTGAGCGACGTGCGCATCGAGGTGGCAGACGCAGCCGGTCCCGAGCTCGTCGAGGCCTTCGGACGCCTCGTTCGCCAGCTCTCCCGGTCGAGTGCCCCGCCGACGCCGGACGAACTGTCCGAGATGGTCGACTCTGCGGCGTCGGACGTGCTCGTCGCGTACGACGGCGACAGCATCTGCGGCACGCTCACGCTCGTCACGTTCCGTATCCCCACGGGAGTGAGGGCGTGGATCGAAGACGTAGTTGTCGACGAGGCGGTGCGCGGCAAGGGAGTGGGCGAAGCACTGAACCGCTTCGCGATCGAGCTCGCCCGGCAGAAGGGCGCGAAGACGGTCGATCTCACCTCGCGTCCCTCACGCGAGGCCGCCAACCGCCTGTACCGGCGTCTCGGGTTCGTCCAGCGCGACACCAACGTGTATCGCTTCGATTTGTGACAGCCGAAGAGCTGCTCCTGCTGCCCCGTCCGCGCTCGCTCGACCTCTCGGGCGGCGAGTGGGCGGGTGAGGACGTCCGCTATCACCGTGCCGACTCGGTGCCGCGGGAGGGTTACCGGGTGGAGGCCGGTCCGGCTGGCGTGGATGTGGTCCACGCCGACGCCGCCGGCCGTCGCCACGCCGACGCGTTGCTCGACCAGGTGCGGTCCCAGTGCGGCGGACGGCTGCCGTGCCTGCTGGCCGAGGACCACCCGAGCCTCGCCGTGCGGGGGTACATGCTGGACGTCAGTCGCGATCGGGTGCCGACCCGGGCCACGCTCGAACGGCTGGTGGCGCTGCTCGCCCTGGCCCGCTTCAACCACCTCGAGCTGTACGTCGAGCACACCTTCGCCTACCAGGGTGAGGACGCGGTGTGGGGCGAGGCGTCGCCGCTCGACGCCGACGACCTGCGGTGGCTGGACGCCATCTGCGCGGCGGCGGGCATCGAGCTGGTCGCCAACCAGAACACGTTCGGGCACATGGAGCGGTGGTTGAAGTCGCCGGGCCACGCCGGCCGTGCCGAGTGTCCGGGCGGTGTCGAGCTGGTGCCCGGTCTGACCCTGCCGCCGATGATGCTGGCGCCTACGCCGGCCAACGCCGAGTTCGCCGTGCGGCTGGTGCGTGAGCAGGCCGCGTGCCTCACGAGCCGCACCGTGAACATCGGCTGTGACGAAGTCTTCGAGCTCGGGCGGGGCGCCAGTGCCGCGGCGGTCACCTCGCGGGGCAAGGGCGCCGTGTACGCCGAGCACCTCTCCCGCATCGTCGCTCCGCTGGTCGCCGAGGGCCGTCCCGTGCTGTTCTGGGGCGACATCCTTCGCTCGCACCCCGATCTGGTGGCCACACTGCCTGCCGGCGATCTCACGGCGCTGGCCTGGACCTACGAGGCGCCCGGCTCACTCGACCGGATGCCGGAGCTACCGGCCGCGGTGGCGTCGATCGTCGACGCGCTCGGCGTCGACCTCGGCGGCCACAACGGGTTCGAGGCCAACGTCGCTCCGTTCGTCGATGCCGGCTTCCCGTACTGGGTGTGCCCGGGCACGTCGTCGTGGAACTCGCTGGTCGGGCGGATCGACAACGCCGTCGCCAACATCCTCGACGCCGCCCGCGTCGGGGTGGCCCGAGGTGCGACGGGACTTCTGCTCACTGACTGGGGCGACAACGGCCACCTCCAGCCGCCGGCGATCAGCTTCGGCCCGATCGTCTATGCCGGTGCCGTTGCCTGGTGTCCGGAGTCGAACGCCGACCTCGACCTGGCGGCCGTCCTCGACACCTACGTGTTCGCCGACGACGAACGCGTGCTCGGCGGCGCCCTCGACCGGCTGGGCACCCTCTGGGGGAAGACAGGGAAGCGCAGCTTCAACGGCAGCCCGCTGCAGGCCGCCCTTTGCCCGTTCCAGTTCCACTTCGTCTCGGGCGATTCAGACCCCGACGCCGTTGCCGCCGTCGTGGCCGAGATCGACGCTGTGATCGGCGAGCTGCCCCGGGCGCGGCCCGGTTGCGTCGACGGCGAGCAGGTGGTTGCCGAGCTGACCACCGCCGCCGGCCTTGCCCGTCACGGTGCCTGGCGGCTCCTCGGCGCCGCCGGCCGGCCCGTCTGCGACAACACCGCGCTCGACGCCGACCTGACCGGCCTGATCGAGGCCCAGGAAGCGGCGTGGCTGGCGCGCAGCCGGCCCGGTGGCTTGTCCGACAGCCTCGACCACCTTCGGCGTACCCTCCGCAGCTACGGCAGCTGACCGCAGCTGACGCCAGCCGGCGGCCGCGCGCGGGTTAGGGGTCGGCCCGCCAGCCGAGCAGGTCCTCGGCTGCCTGGCGCACCTGCCAGTCGCGGTCGTGCAGCGCTCTCTGCAACACGTCCTCGACCTCGTCTCCGTCGAAGGAGGCGAGCGCAAGCACGGCGCGCCGGCGCACGGCCGGCTTGTCGGCACAGGCGGAGAGGATCGCCGCCCGCCCGGCCTGGTCGCCGATCGCACCGAGCGCGGCCAC encodes:
- a CDS encoding EAL domain-containing protein, translated to MVGEGILGAATPDAARHGSARAPQPLNDAEMLGVLEQLSDLVLVVDPDGTIAWANERAEQRTGWSRAEWLGRSALDLVHPDDVPLVLVSLESMTQRADTGLLIDVRVADAQGGWHHYELRGAPAPGGRITIVARDVTDRRSLELSGDDDARFRAMVHYSAALTILVDGTGHVITANGAITRLLGLDPELVGGRLLTELADDSASPTFGLDLARALLAPRAVIETAFPGPDGHLVHVEFHSVNLLDDPVVRGVILSGHDVTQLVEVRRTLEDLANRDTLTGLANREALARRLEQMLADPTVADESAVLFCDLDRFRPVNELYGHETGDALLVEVAARIRRAVPQDALVARFGADEFVVALSGVGSYGAVASLAARVERMVSGPAQLGRSNVPVRISVGFALTRGRTAEQVLADADASMNVVKSARRGGRAPELLPAARRWIADELPRAIERRELVVHYQPVIRASTRALAGFEALVRWRHPDRGLIPPHGFVAVAEDAGLATALGELVLADAIDLLRATNDSMPQLFVSSNLSSGQLHDPHLPEWIARKLQEAGVPAERMWVEITESAALDQGGDAIVASTEVAVRALEASGVQIAVDDFGTGYASLIHLRRLPANVLKIDRSFVTELATSSADTGIVRSMVVLGQVLGMLVVAEGVETETQANLLEGLGCDFLQGFLFGQATPREDVIESLRR
- a CDS encoding GNAT family N-acetyltransferase; this encodes MRIEVADAAGPELVEAFGRLVRQLSRSSAPPTPDELSEMVDSAASDVLVAYDGDSICGTLTLVTFRIPTGVRAWIEDVVVDEAVRGKGVGEALNRFAIELARQKGAKTVDLTSRPSREAANRLYRRLGFVQRDTNVYRFDL
- a CDS encoding [protein-PII] uridylyltransferase, with product MAQQPILHGFSRREAVLGDHRLRGVGLCRELSAATDAWLAGVFESAVHDVAPSKAVALVALGGYGRAELAPFSDLDLLLLHAGERSIDELARRIWYPVWDAGIKLGHSVATPKQVLQLASSELDTATALLHMRRIAGDAQLVERLHDSATSTWRTRGRARLRELHRRVVERQQANGEVAFLLEPNLKEGYGGLRDVHSIAWAEAAGLQVSKEDRAALDAGQDVLVSVRVALHRHTRRAGEVLHLEDQDAVARACGYRTADALMAAISAAGRTIAWVTDEVWGRVEVEQAPHPPPRLVAPGVELRRGEVHLTDSADPAADPTLVLRVGAAAARLGVRIDREALDRLAELGASFPTPWPAGAVDELVALLLTGHQAIPVLEALDQRGLMVKLLPEWAPVRSRPQRNAYHRFTVDRHLWEATANAAELAERVRRPDLLVLGALLHDLGKGYPGDHTDAGMALVRRIGPRLGLPPEDVEVLVALVQHHLLLPDVATRRDLSDRSTISAVAAAVGSAGVLDLLHALTEADSLATGPSAWGSWKAELVEDLVDRVRVVVGGGDVRDAVWRLFPSPEVLATMAEGRTEVSVTDDRITVVTPDRPGTFSRIAGVLTLHGLGVLDAQAHSDEGGMAASQFRVAVPAHGIDWQPIETNMRRALGGELAIEARLAERAATYRGGRRSSAGDLAPPRVVVDDEASSNASVVEVRAPDRVGVLYRVTKALAELGLDIRHAKVQTLGDEVVDSFYVRTWAGDKLTDPFHRAELERALLHALSDQIGP
- a CDS encoding alanyl-tRNA editing protein, coding for MDATETELLYLRDAYLQRFDAIVVDRRDGALALDRTAFYPTGGGQPHDTGMLAGHTVASVTKEGGVVWHALGVEAGADLPAIGEAVVGELDWERRHALMRTHSALHVLCGVIWNEWHVPVTGGNMEPLSARMDFEFDPLPEGFAARVETLVNAELAADRAIEVAFLPRASALDDEDLIRTKVNMIPESVREIRVVDIVGLDKQADGGTHVRSTAEVGRIRVVKTESKGKGNKRIRLEVVNAEAIR
- a CDS encoding NUDIX hydrolase N-terminal domain-containing protein codes for the protein MSDASPQDFTRDLIRWSETLAGIARTGLGFTQSLYERERFEEVLHVAADLKAAADEALEVRREKDHFVQEWMESVGEGVPGYVTPKVAVGAIVGDDEGQILLVQRADSGVWLYPTGWADIGYSPAEVALKEVFEETGIECEPVQLLGVIDGLRMGFTRFGMYMLLFHCRATGGELRHHPLETSNVGWFGRDELPWPTAGAQWWGPLAFAAIDGECVPASFDPPRDPIWRAAQSP
- a CDS encoding PAC2 family protein — translated: MPSTEHVRWIDRPELRHPAVVAAFTGWNDAGEAASGAVQHLVERWGARALAEIDPEEFTDFATVRPHVRLTEDRTRHIVWPTVGLWSVSTPGADVILVLGPEPALRWRLFTDQIVGVAEAYRASMVLTLGALLADVPHRSHVQVIGTASDQAMIDRYDLQRSRYEGPTGIVGVLHQACTSAGLASASLWAAVPAYASQVPSPKAAAALIERAATLVGSPAPLAELLAEVDEYETRVDSLVDDDEDLAGYVRRLETMSDDDDDDDRELADYNADYAVDDDDLDADEDSGDERSLMDEIEGFLRDQRDGHGD
- a CDS encoding VOC family protein; its protein translation is MPTTPRWTHVALPVNDISASVAWYESFTPLRALDVRRDGDGDAAWLGHPEPTDTPFILVLVSFDATKGTPQRQLGPFGHLGIELPTKAEVDAVAERARAAGCLEWEPAWWPPPVGYVCSALDPDANLVEFSFQQGVEDKVHEVWGRPTEQ
- a CDS encoding glycoside hydrolase; its protein translation is MTAEELLLLPRPRSLDLSGGEWAGEDVRYHRADSVPREGYRVEAGPAGVDVVHADAAGRRHADALLDQVRSQCGGRLPCLLAEDHPSLAVRGYMLDVSRDRVPTRATLERLVALLALARFNHLELYVEHTFAYQGEDAVWGEASPLDADDLRWLDAICAAAGIELVANQNTFGHMERWLKSPGHAGRAECPGGVELVPGLTLPPMMLAPTPANAEFAVRLVREQAACLTSRTVNIGCDEVFELGRGASAAAVTSRGKGAVYAEHLSRIVAPLVAEGRPVLFWGDILRSHPDLVATLPAGDLTALAWTYEAPGSLDRMPELPAAVASIVDALGVDLGGHNGFEANVAPFVDAGFPYWVCPGTSSWNSLVGRIDNAVANILDAARVGVARGATGLLLTDWGDNGHLQPPAISFGPIVYAGAVAWCPESNADLDLAAVLDTYVFADDERVLGGALDRLGTLWGKTGKRSFNGSPLQAALCPFQFHFVSGDSDPDAVAAVVAEIDAVIGELPRARPGCVDGEQVVAELTTAAGLARHGAWRLLGAAGRPVCDNTALDADLTGLIEAQEAAWLARSRPGGLSDSLDHLRRTLRSYGS